In Pradoshia eiseniae, the genomic window GAATCGTCCAAGACGGAACCCTCATGAAACCGCGCCTATTGGAGACAACGGAAGCGGCCGTCTGGAAAGATTCCATCACTTCAAGTGAAAACGCAGCCATACTGAAGAAGGATATGCGCAAGGTTGTCACGGACGGAACGGCGACCGCTGCCAAGTCTGATAAATACGCCTTGGCCGGGAAGACCGGAACGGCTGAATTGAAGAAAAGCCAGGATGAAAAAGGACAGGAAAATGGCTTGTTTGTTGCCTATGATCAAAACAACCCGAATGTCGTCATGTCCATCCTAGTAGAGAATGTCCAAGATGAAGGCGGAGGCAAGGCCGTACAGAAAATGATCTTGAATACATTTGAAAAATGGGATGCGAAAGGATTGAAATAATCTAAGCATCCGTTTGGAATACCGTGCACCTTACAAAACAGTCCTGTTGTGAAACGACTGCTTTGTAGGGTGTTTTTTATTGGCCTCTAAATATTCAAAAATAATATTTGTCGCTAAATTTTCTCGGAGGCATCTGATTTAAGAAGGAGTAATGCCATTTTATGTTGAAATTCATAAGGAGAGTCAGGGTTAATAAGTGAGCTCAGAGGTGAAAAATGATACAGAATGGCGAACTGCTTATTCGACTAATGAATGCGAATGATTATGAGGTAATGGTCAAGTGGCTAAATGATAAGAAGGTATTAGAATTCTATGAAGAGCCACCTTCCAATATGGATAGAGTCATAAAAAAATACGGTCCAAGAGTAGAAGGACAACATAATGTTACCCCCTGTATCATAGAACACAAAGAAGAACCAATAGGTTATATCCAATATTATAAAATTCAGGAAGATGAATTCAGAAGATATGGCTATACAACAAACGAAAGAATCTATGGGATAGATCAGTTTATTGGAGAAAGCCGATTATGGGGTAAAGGAATGGGCACCTCAATGATTCTGATGATGTTAAACTACCTGAGCATCAATAAAAATGCTTCTAGGGTTGTGTTAGAAGTGAAAATAGGTAATGGTAGAGCGATTTCATGCTATAAGAAATGTGGCTTTAGGGAAATAAAAGACTTAAACGATGCCCATTGTTTAATGGAATGGGTAAACAGGACTAAATAAAATCGATATTTTCTTATATAACTATTAGGAGCTGTAATACAAGATAAAATTAACTGTTTCATGATGGATTTTCAGAAGAAATAGGGGGCGAAGAAGATGGAATTCGAATTTTTGGATTTTGATAGTATTAAAGGAGAAGAAATAGATTTACATCTTGTAAAGACAGTACCTGGAAACAAGGAAAAGAACTGGGTTCCAGCTTATCATTTCAACATTTCCTTAAGTGGTTCCCTCAGGCCAATAGGTCATATTGATATAAGAATTGGATACAATGAAAATTTATACTATGGGGGCCATATTGGTTATTCAGTTAACGAGGAATATAGAGGTAGTTACTATGCTGCAAAATCTGTATTGCTATTGAGGAAAGTTGCACAAGCTCATAAAATGGAAAAACTATTTATTACTTGTAATCCGGATAACATCGCTTCAAGAAAAACTTGTGAATATATCGGAGCCAAACTTATAAAAATGGTTGATGTCCCAAAAGAAAATGATATGTATCGACGAGGAGAAAAGCAAAAATGTATTTTTGAATGGGTGTGTACTAAAATATAAATCATTTTGTTAAAGATATAGAACCAAAAGCATTAGAAAGGTAGGAAGATAATCAATTCTAAGTGAACAGCTGTCATTAAGTCTGTATTTTTATAAGGCTGTTTTCGAATAGATAGTTGCTCCTGGAACGTGTATTCCCTCAAGTTTAGTACATAACCATTTAAATGGAGGCTAAGTGCAACAAAGAGATGTAGAATTAGGAACTAGATAGGGGATGAAGAGCTATGTGTTATAAGCTAAGAGAAAGAACAGAAGAAGATGTTAAGGAATTTATTACTTGGACATATGATGGTATATATTCATTTTATGATAACAATATCCAGGAAGAAAAAATCGATGGTTTTATCCAAAGTGTCAATTCAGAAAAACAATTCTCAGTGGTTGATGAAAACAACAATTTAATTGGGAATTGCGAATTTTATAATGTCGAAGATGATGGAGAAACAATATTAGCTGTGGGGGTGCAAATGAAACCATCTCTTACAGGACAGGGGAATGGTTCTAATTTTGTTCATACGGTGGTTGAACAAGGTAGAGAATTACTGAATTTTCATCATTTAGAATTAGCCGTAGTGGAGTTTAACAAACGAGCGATAAGAACGTATGAGAAGATTGGCTTTAAAAAGAAGGGGGAATTTGACAATGAAATAAGAGGAAATACATATAACTTTATTATTATGGCTAAAGATTGGAGATGTTAGGGAAATTCGTTATACAACTATAGGGGCACTGATCTGTCGTCCTAAAGAGCGGTTCGAAGTGCTGATAAAACATAAGCGGTTCAAGATTTTTCTTGAACCGCTTATGTTAAGGATAAATACCCGGTATTCCGAACGGAAAAAAGACTGGTAGCACCCATAGAATGGCTAATCCGAGGGCCAGGAAAAAAGAGAAGATTATACTGAATACGCTTTTAACAACCTGTTTCTTTTCATTCTTTCGTTCAAACGGGATTCCTACGACGCCGATAACAAATGCCACTGTTGCTAAAACCATCAGGTATAACGTCAAATTATGATTGGTCGATGGATCAAACAGAATCAAAGATATAAAAGTGAATAAACAGACAACTGAAAGTACAAAGGAGATCTGATTGGCAATGCCTTTTATACTTTTCATAGGGACCACCTTTCCTTTGAATTAACAGTAATATTTTACTAAATTAACAAATAATTGTAAATCTTGATTGTGGTTGTGATACCGTCACCACAGACCATTTTACAGCTAACGGGTAGAATTGTTGTGTAAATAGAATTTTGGTTTTGTTATTCAACTAACAGGGTGTTGATCCAAGAAGGATTAACACCCTTTTCTTTTTAACTTCTTATGAAAGTATATGGGCAGGATAGCTGAAGAAGGATTAAAATCTGAGCGGCATCAGGCGATATTATTGTTACACGTAATCATTTCACCGCCATTGTATTGCACCTAAATATAATTAAAGTAGAATAAAGTGAAAATATTCCACATTATATGCGTTAGGATAGCGGGAATTAAAGACTTTGTAAGTCTAAATACTAAGCCGAATGCTATCCCTAATATAAAACCGAAAAAAAGGTATGAAGGGTGGGTAAAACTAAATAAAACTGAAGAGATTAATAAAGAAATGAGGTAACTTGGAAATTTATTTACCCAAATTGCCAAGGGAGCTCTAAATAACAACTCTTCAAAGATGGGTACTAAAATAGTCATACTGACTATAAATAGCACCAACTCGTATGTATCTAACATTACTGTTCTTGGATATAGGTTATGGGTTGTTGATATGTCTCTATTAATAATAAATAAATTTGAAATAAAAATGAATAATAATGCCAATACAATAACTAGATATGTATTTAATCTTTTTAGTACACCAAAATCGAACAATTTAGCTCTAGTTTTTGGAAAGATAAATACTAACAACGCAGCTAGGATAAAGGCAATAGTTCTCCACGTTAAAGTAAATTCTGGATTCTCCAATTTAAAATCCCCCTGTTTAGATTATTTAATAACATTATTCTCTACAAATGATTTAAAGTCCTTTATCCAGATATCTATTTGAAAGAATGTGCCAAATAAACAGGGGGCTTTAATTAACAACTAAGACAGTAGATATCTGTCTCTTTTTTATGTACTTAGCAACAATCTTTAGAAAACAGCCTTTTATAAAAACAAGAGGACATTATTAAAGAGAAAAGGATTTTCGGAGGAGTTATTAGTTTACATAATATTTTTATTTTTAGAACATTACAATTCCATACCATTAAGTTAAAAAGGGCTAACACTGGTTAATTGATAAAATATCGTTATAATCGAGAAAATAAAAGAAAAAGAGGAGATACTTTGTTGAAAAGTATCTCCTAATAATTGAGAATAGAATTATGCAATTGAGAATAGAATTTGTTGATTGTTCAATTTATGCAGTCTTTTTACACTTCTTCAGGAACGTTGATTCCAAGACCTGCAGCAACAAGTGTGCCGTACTCAGGGTCTGCTTTGTAGAAGTGCTGGATTTGACGTTCCACGATTTCAGGGATTGTTACACCCTTCATGGCAGCGACGATGTTGTTAACAAGGTTCGCGCGTTCTTCGCTGCTCAATAAGCGGTATAGATCGCCAGCTTGAGTGTAGAAGTCGTCGTTGTCGTAAGGTGTGCTTGCAGCATAGCCTTCGACTTCAAATGTAGCTTGTTGGTCTTGCTTGGACTCGTATGGTCCGCCGAAGCTGTTTGGCTCATAGTATACAGAACCGCCGCCATTGGAAGTAGGGTTCATTTGACCGTCGCGCTGATGGTTGTTCACTTCAACGACAGGACGGTTGATTGGCAGGTGGTTATGGTTTGCGCCAACGCGGTAACGGTGGGCATCCGCATAAGCGAATAGACGGCCTTGCAATAATTTATCTGGTGATACATCGACACCAGGCACTAGGTTGCCAGGGGAGAATGTAGCTTGTTCAACTTCAGCGAAGTAGTTTTCAGGGTTTTTGTTAAGAACCATGCGGCCTACTTCAATTAGTGGGTAGTCTTTTTGGGACCAGACTTTTGTTACATCGAATGGATCGAAGCGGTATGTGTTCGCATCTTCCAATGGCATGATTTGGACACAAAGCTTCCAAGATGGGTAATCCCCAGCTTCAATCGCATTGTGAAGATCCTCGATGTGATAATCAGGGTTTGTACCAGCAAGCTCAGCTGCCAATTCAGAAGAAAGGTTCTTGACGCCTTGCTCAGTTTTCCAGTGGTACTTAATCCATACGCTCTTGCCTTCAGCGTTCGTCCATTTGAATGTATGGCTTCCGAATCCGTGCATATGACGCCATGTTGCAGGGATACCGCGGTCAGACATAAGGATTGTAATTTGATGAAGGGCTTCAGGCGATAGGGACCAGAAATCCCATACGGCATTTGGATTTTTTAAGTGAGTTTTCGGATCACGCTTTTGCGTATGTATGAAATCCGGGAATTTGATTGCATCACGAATGAAGAATACAGGTGTGTTGTTTCCTACGATATCGTAGTTGCCTTCTTCTGTGTATAATTTAACGGCAAATCCGCGTGGGTCACGCAATGTATCAGCAGAACCTAATTCTCCGGCTACAGTAGAGAAACGGATGAATAAAGGAGTTTTCTTGCCGACTTCAGATAGGAAAGCCGCTTTTGTGTATTGTGTAAGGTCATTTGTTACTTCGAAGTAACCATGAGCGCCGCCGCCTTTAGCGTGAACGACACGTTCAGGTACTCTTTCACGGTTGAAATGAGCTAATTTTTCTAATAGATGGACATCTTGGATCAGAGTTGGGCCGCGTCTGCCTGCTGTGATGGAGTTTTGGTTATCTCCAACAGGGGCACCCCAGCTAGTTGTTAGTTTTTTGGTCATTTCCATATCACCTCTTTGTTAATATAAACCTATTATAATAATTTTAATTTAGTTTATCAATTAAAAACGTATATTTAATTAAAATAATTATAAACTAGGAAATAATTAGGAGGGGGGTGGTGTGTTCAATTATGTAAAGGATGGCTAATCTAACAAAATTGGAAGGTGAAAATGTTCGATTTGATTGTATGCTAGTTAAGAAGGAATGTTTCCTTCACAATCGTTTCAAAAGGGAGAGCAAGAATATGTTAGAAAGGGAAAGGAAACTATTAACCATTATTTCCAGACAAACTTCCGTAGAAGGCGGCTGGGTCACTGAGCGCATTGGCCGGTCAGCTGATAAGCCGATCATCGCTGAAATACATGGTTTAAAGGAAGATGAAGCAATCAATATTCTGAAACGTTTCGGGGCATTGATTGAAATCTCTGTCCCTAAAGGTATGTACCAAATTCTTGGTTATCTAATTTATTTTTCCTTACATAGATGATTCTATAGAAGAAATCCACTTGTTAATTATATCATCCAGACGAAAATGTTTCCAATTTCATCAGTTTGAGATAAACTATTATTAAACACATAAAACATATGGGATAGGTGTGATTTAATGGAGGAGAATGTTCGGTCCATTCCAAGGCCGTTAGTTCGGTTGAATCAATGGTTTATTTTTTTGAGTGTCGTATTGACATGGGTGACAGGTTTTCATTGGATCTTGGCGATTCCGCTTTTGGCTGGGCTGATGGGTCTTCTGTTTAGCTTTAATCCACTCATGAGGATAGGGAAAGTATTTTTGCGCAAAGCGCCATCTGAGTATGTTCCAGAGGAATGGGATCAGCAGCAATTCAATCAAACCATCGCCGTCATATGCTTAGGCGGAGGGCTGATTAGCTTTTATGCAGGCTGGACGATTGCCGCGTATGTATTTACCATTATGGTTGCGGCAGCATCCTTTGTCGCGATTCTCGGATTTTGTATTGGATGCTTCATTCGCTTTCAATGGAAGAGATATATGTATAAACGGTCTATTGGAAGAGCGTGATATTTAACATAAATATTTTAGGCAAACCACATCGCTGGTTTGCCTTTTTTCATGTCTGCATGACAGATTGTCCATTTTGGGCAAATAGAGATGACTACCTACATATAATGTGATGACTTGTTCCTTTTTTGCTGCCCGAGGGCACCATTCCTGCTGCGGCTCATAAACTGTACCATGCATTCGTAATTGAACAGGTAATTGAGGACGCACACTGGACGTATATCACGCATAGGATGAAATGAAAATGTTTGAGGAGGGTAACCTTGTATGTCACAGTATAGAGATATCATTGCAAAGGCAGTAGTGGCAAAGGGACGAAAGTTTACGAAAGCCAATCATACGGTTTGTCCTGAGAATGGCCCAACCAGCATTCTGGGCTGCTGGATCATTAATCATACGTATGAAGCAAAGAAGATCGGCAAGAAAGTAGAAATTGCAGGATACTACGATGTGAACATCTGGTATTCACATTGCAAAAACACGAAAACAGAAGTGAAAACAGAGAAGGTTCCCTATAAAGATGTGATTAAACTGAAATATAGGGATCAAAAGGTCTATGATGACAATGAAGTCATCGCAAAGGTTGTGCAGCAGCCGAATTGCATCGAATGCCTGATTTCTCCATGCGGCGAAAAAATATCTGTTCATGTTGAGCGTGAATTCCTGGTCGAAATTATCGGGGAAACGAAATTATCCGTTATGATCGCGGAGCATGCTTCACACGATGAAGAGAGCTGGGAATTTGATGTGGATGATGATGAATTGGAAGAGATCAACCCAGATTTCCTTCATGAGGAAGAATCATCCTCGGAGCACGAAGAATCCAGCAGTATGCACCCTCGAAAAAGACCAGTAAAAGATAAGAGGGACTGAGCCACTAGAGAGGGAACTCTCTAGTTTTTTTATTGCTAACTTTTTCGCAGAGGTGCTTGAGTGCTATGTTATAATACCTTTATTATGAGTGCTCTCTGAACTCGGGTCTCAAATGGATTCAATGACCTGGGACAGAATTTAGATAAAGATAGAAAAGAAAGGTTTTGGGAAAATGGAAGTGGCAGCATACACGCCTATGATACAGCAATATTTGCGAATTAAAGCCGATTACCAGGACGCGTTTTTGTTCTTCCGTCTTGGTGATTTTTATGAAATGTTTTTTGAGGATGCCATGACAGCCTCTAAGGAACTTGAAATTACCCTCACCGCCAAAAATGGGGGAGGGGACCAAAAAATACCGATGTGCGGCGTTCCGTACCATTCCGCTCAAGGGTATATCGAAACCCTTGTCGACCGCGGCTATAAGGTCGCCATTTGTGAGCAAACGGAAGACCCGAAGGCAGCGAAGGGCGTCGTGAAACGTGAGGTTGTGCAGCTGATTACTCCTGGGACGATGATGGAGGGAAAAGGGCTGACAGATAAAGAAAATAATTACCTGGCCTCGATTTCCGAGATTCCCGGAGGATTCGGTGTCGGCTACATTGATCTGACAACAGGAGAGAACCGCGTCACGCATTTCCATGACTTCAAGGAAGTACTGAATGAGGTGTCTGTCATTGGATCGCGCGAGGTCGTTGTCGCATCGGATTTAGGAACTGATAAGGAAGTACTGTTGAAGGAGCGCGGTATTTCCACGATTTCCTATGAGGCGGATCATACGGTGAAGGAACCGTTCAGGGCGCTCTTGGCGGACGTTAAGCAGGATGGCTTGCCTGAAACGCTAGCCCGTCTCTTCAATTATATAGAAAGAACACAAAAGCGCAGCCTAGACCATATCCAGGCGGCACGGCATTATCGGACCGAGCAATACTTGAAGATTGACTACTTCTCTAAACGAAACCTGGAATTAACCGAAACGATCCGTTCTAAAGGGAAAAAGGGTTCGCTTCTCTGGCTTCTGGATGAAACGAAAACCGCCATGGGCGGAAGAAGGCTGAAGCAATGGATCGAGCGCCCGCTTATTAACGAGACAGAAATTGAGGCGCGCCTATCCATGGTAGAGACCTTCATGGACCGATTCTTCGAGCGCGAGGAGCTGCGTGAGCTTCTTCATGAGGTCTATGACTTAGAGCGATTGACGGGTCGAGTTTCCTATGGGAATGTGAACGCGCGTGATTTACTGCAGCTAAAGCGTTCTCTCCAGCAGGTTCCGGCAATCATTGATGTGATGGGCCGCTTGCCGAATGAAGCAGCACAAGCCATCGCGGCCAGAATGGATCCTTGCGAAGAAGTAACTGACATCCTTGAGCGCGCGCTTGCCGATAATCCGCCAATCTCCATTAAAGAAGGCGGCATTATCCGTGAAGGCTATAACGAAGACCTTGATCGTTATCGAGACGCCTCAAAGAACGGGAAGACTTGGATTGCCCAGCTCGAACAGCGCGAGCGCGAACGGACAGGCATTCGCTCCCTGAAGATTGGGTATAACCGGGTGTTTGGCTACTATATCGAAATCACCAAAGCGAATCTCCACCTGCTCAATGATGACCGCTATGACCGTAAGCAAACGCTGGCGAATGCAGAGCGGTATATCACGCCTGAGCTGAAGGAGAAGGAAACGATAATCCTAGAGGCAGAAGAGAAGAGCACGGGCTTAGAGTACGATCTATTCGTTGAACTGCGTGACCACATTAAGGAATATATCCCGCGCCTGCAGCAGCTGGCACAGGAAATCTCAGAGCTCGATTGCCTGCAATGCTTCTCCACCATCAGTGAACGCCAGCATTATGTGCGGCCAACCTTCTCGCATGATAAGACGATGATCATCGAGAATGGCCGTCATCCAGTAGTCGAGAAGGTGCTGCGCACGCAGGAATATGTGCCAAATGATTGCAGGATGGACAAAACGAATGAAATCCTCCTCATTACCGGTCCAAATATGGCAGGTAAGAGTACGTATATGCGCCAGATTGCCTTAACCTCGATTATGGCTCAAATTGGCTGCTTCGTCCCGGCGGATAAAGCCGTGCTGCCTATTTTTGACCAGGTGTTCACCCGTATCGGGGCAGCGGATGATTTGATTTCCGGCCAAAGTACTTTTATGGTAGAGATGCTTGAAGCCAATCATGCGATTACGAATGCGACAGAGCGCAGCCTTCTTTTATTTGACGAGATTGGGCGCGGTACATCCACCTACGACGGGATGGCGCTCGCTCAGTCTATCATTGAATATATTCATAATGATATCGGGGCGGCCACCCTCTTCTCGACGCATTACCATGAGATGACGGTCCTTGCCGATAAACTGGACAAGCTGAAGAATGTTCACGTCCGAGCGGTAGAGCAAAACGGAAAGGTCATCTTCCTGCACAAGGTTGTCGATGGCCCGGCTGACCGAAGCTACGGGATCCATGTCGCGGAGCTGGCAGAAATGCCGCGAGCTGTCATCAAGCGCGCGAAGGAAATTTTGACGGTCTTGGAAGAAGGAAAGAAGAAGGTGCCTGAGGTAAAAGAGGCAGAAGCACCGAAGGAGGAAGCGGCTGAACTAGCGCAGTTATCCTTCTTTGGCGAAACAGAGGAAAAAGATACGAAGAAAGCGTTAAAAGGAAAAGAACTGAAGGCACTAGAGGAGCTGAAATCATTATCCATCTTGGAAATGACGCCGCTTGAGGCGCTGAATGCTCTCTATGCGCTGCAGAAGAAAGTGAAATAAATGAACGGAAAGGAGCAGGCCATATGGGAAAGATAGTGCTGTTAGATGATGTATTATCGAATAAGATTGCTGCCGGGGAAGTGGTGGAGCGACCATCCTCAGTCGTGAAGGAATTAGTCGAAAACTCGATTGACGCTAACAGTACGGTCATCGAGATTTATGTTGAAGAGGCCGGCTTGCAATCAATCCGCATCATCGATAATGGCGAAGGGATGGAGGAAGACGATGCAGTCAATGCCTTCCATCGCCACGCCACAAGCAAAATCAAAGACGAGAACGACCTATTCAGAATCAGAACGTTAGGATTCAGGGGAGAGGCCCTGCCTTCCATTGCGTCTGTCTCCAAGTTCGAGCTGAAAACTTCAACAGGTGAAGGTCCTGGCACAAGGGTTTATTTAGAGGGCGGAAAGCTGATCACGAAGGAATCGTATTCAAGCCGGAAGGGTACGGATATGACCGTCAGTGAGCTGTTCTTCAATACACCGGCTCGCCTGAAATACGTCAAGAGTGTTCATACTGAGCTCGGGAATATTACGGATGTCGTGAATAGGCTCTCGCTGTCACACCCGGATATTTCCTTCAAGCTTGTTCATAATGACCGCGTCTTGCTGCAAACGTCCGGGAATAAAAATCCACTCCAAGTACTGGCGGGCATTTACGGTATGCAAACGGCCCAAAAGATGCTGCCTTTTGAAGCGTCTTCGCTCGATTTTTCGATTAAGGGCTATGCAGGATCACCAGAAATGACGAGGGCCTCACGAAATTATATGACCATCCTTGTGAATGGGCGTTTTATCAAGAATTACGTGATTGCAAAAGCAATTATGGAAGGCTATCACACCTTATTGCCGATTGGCCGTTACCCGATTGTCCTCTTGAATATTGAGATGGACCCGCTTCTTGTCGATGTCAATGTCCACCCATCAAAAATGGAGGTCCGCTTCAGCAAGGAACAGGAGCTGATGGAGCTCATCAAGAATGCCATCAAGCAAACCTTTAAGAAGGAAACGCTCATCCCGAGCGGGGCACCTGTCAAACGGGAGGAGAAGCCGAAATCCGAGCAAACGCAATTCACCTTTATGGAAAGGTCTGTGCCGGAGCAAAAGCCGGTCGTCCCGACTCCGCCGCCAATTCCATCAGGTGCCGATGGATTCTCCGTCATTTATGAGCCTCCTGAGACGGAATCGAAGCCGATTGAACGTCAAGAACCGGCACCTGAAATATCGGCATGGAAGGATGAGGAGCCTGAAGCGGATGTGCCTTTACCGGAGGAGCCGCCTTCTGAAGGGTATGATGAAGTGCCCCAAGAAGCAGCGCCGGTAAAAGCCGAGCGGGAAAGCCGGATTCCGCCGCTTTACCCGATAGGCCAGCTGCACGGCACATACATCCTTGCCCAAAATGACCAAGGATTGTATATGATTGACCAGCATGCCGCCCAGGAGCGGATTAAATATGAATTCTTTAAGGAAAAGGTCGGAGAGGTGAATAAGGAGCTGCAGGATATGCTTGTTCCGCTCACGCTTGAATATTCGACCGATGACTTCATCAAGCTGGAGGAGAATAAAGGGGAATTGGAAGCGGTCGGCGTGTTCCTGGAGCCATTCGGCCAAAACAGCTATATCGTCCGCTCTCACCCGACCTGGTTCCCATCCGGGATGGAGGAACAAATCATCGATGAAATGATTCACCAGGTGCTGACGCTCAAAAAAGTAGACATCAAAAAACTGCGTGAAGAGGCGGCCATCATGATGAGCTGTAAGGGCTCCATCAAAGCCAATCGCCATCTCCGTAATGACGAAATCACCGCCTTGCTTGATGAGCTAAGGCACACAAATGACCCATTCACATGTCCGCATGGACGTCCGATCATCATCCATTACTCCATCTATGAATTGGAAAAGATGTTTAAGAGGGTTATGTAAGGTTATATATAACAGTAAGGCAGTGGGATCCTTCAATGAAAATAGAGGTCCCGCTGCTTTTTTTGCGCATAAATAGTCTGATTATTTGAAACATAATGATATTTTGCTGCGTATATAAATAAAGACATAAAATGCCAATTGAAGGAGGTTTGATAATGGAGCTGCTCTTAAAGGGGTTATATAGAGGTTTTATTCCATTCGGAATCATGTTAATCATTTCCCTATCGTCTAAATTACAAGGGTTAACGGCTGATGCCAAAAGTTATTTTTATTACGGACTGATATTCTTTTTCCTTGGATTAGCTAGTGTTATCTATCAAATGAACGAATGGAGTTTCCCTAAACAAATCATTGTTCATTATTTGGTGATGCTCATGACGGTTTTTCCGACATTGCTTATTAGTGGCTTTTACCCGTTAAATTCTTTTAATGACCTATTACATGTGTACGTCCAATTTAATAAAGCCGGGATCATCTTATTTACCGTTACATATCTTATTTCCTATCTTTTTTCACTTAAGACGGCGAAGGATAATGGGGATTATTTATGATTTGGGCATATAAGGTGATGGGGAAAAAAAACGAGGAGAAGGTGAAATGTTGATAAAAACAGTTTTTGTAGGTTTGCTTTCGTTTGCCTTTATAAGCGTGGGACTATTAATGATTGGAAATGTATTTGAAATTAAATGGTTGATGTTTAGCTTTTACAAAGAAACTGCTACTGGATTTGAAGCTGGGGGTTCGGCCGTTCCATTTATCGTTGCATTCATTTGCAGCTATTTTATCGGGAATTTCTATGAAAATAAGAAACATGGCTATAGAGCTTAGCTGTGTAGCATAAACATAAGGGATTTTGCTTAACTTTAGTTCATAACCGTTTAGAAGGAAGCTAAGTGAATCATATGGTTGTGGAATTAGAAAGCAGGAAGTAAGGATTTTCTTCTTGAATAAATAAATGTGAGGTATTTGGAATATTTATGTGAATGGGAGAGGTTAATATGTCGATTATGGTAGTTGAAAAGGAGTTTAAGCTTGTTGGATTAAAAGGTATTGGGGAGTTTGATAACTTTAGTCATGAAGTACCCTTTCTTGCAAAGCAACTATTAAGTCGCTCAAACGAAATCCTAAATTCGATAGAAACCGAAGTTGCATTTTTTGAGCCCAAAAAGGATGAGGATCATAAGGTGGGGCATTATTATGTAGGCTTAATGGTGAGTGAGAAACTAGATGAAGTACCGACAGGAATGGATTATATTGAAACAAATAAAAGTTACATAACGACAAGAGGGAATATATCTAAATTGGG contains:
- the mutL gene encoding DNA mismatch repair endonuclease MutL produces the protein MGKIVLLDDVLSNKIAAGEVVERPSSVVKELVENSIDANSTVIEIYVEEAGLQSIRIIDNGEGMEEDDAVNAFHRHATSKIKDENDLFRIRTLGFRGEALPSIASVSKFELKTSTGEGPGTRVYLEGGKLITKESYSSRKGTDMTVSELFFNTPARLKYVKSVHTELGNITDVVNRLSLSHPDISFKLVHNDRVLLQTSGNKNPLQVLAGIYGMQTAQKMLPFEASSLDFSIKGYAGSPEMTRASRNYMTILVNGRFIKNYVIAKAIMEGYHTLLPIGRYPIVLLNIEMDPLLVDVNVHPSKMEVRFSKEQELMELIKNAIKQTFKKETLIPSGAPVKREEKPKSEQTQFTFMERSVPEQKPVVPTPPPIPSGADGFSVIYEPPETESKPIERQEPAPEISAWKDEEPEADVPLPEEPPSEGYDEVPQEAAPVKAERESRIPPLYPIGQLHGTYILAQNDQGLYMIDQHAAQERIKYEFFKEKVGEVNKELQDMLVPLTLEYSTDDFIKLEENKGELEAVGVFLEPFGQNSYIVRSHPTWFPSGMEEQIIDEMIHQVLTLKKVDIKKLREEAAIMMSCKGSIKANRHLRNDEITALLDELRHTNDPFTCPHGRPIIIHYSIYELEKMFKRVM
- a CDS encoding effector binding domain-containing protein, encoding MSIMVVEKEFKLVGLKGIGEFDNFSHEVPFLAKQLLSRSNEILNSIETEVAFFEPKKDEDHKVGHYYVGLMVSEKLDEVPTGMDYIETNKSYITTRGNISKLGELHLNLLNWAVKQGYQRDLDSYIVETYHPIGEGEEEVQIYLPIQS
- the mutS gene encoding DNA mismatch repair protein MutS, which encodes MAAYTPMIQQYLRIKADYQDAFLFFRLGDFYEMFFEDAMTASKELEITLTAKNGGGDQKIPMCGVPYHSAQGYIETLVDRGYKVAICEQTEDPKAAKGVVKREVVQLITPGTMMEGKGLTDKENNYLASISEIPGGFGVGYIDLTTGENRVTHFHDFKEVLNEVSVIGSREVVVASDLGTDKEVLLKERGISTISYEADHTVKEPFRALLADVKQDGLPETLARLFNYIERTQKRSLDHIQAARHYRTEQYLKIDYFSKRNLELTETIRSKGKKGSLLWLLDETKTAMGGRRLKQWIERPLINETEIEARLSMVETFMDRFFEREELRELLHEVYDLERLTGRVSYGNVNARDLLQLKRSLQQVPAIIDVMGRLPNEAAQAIAARMDPCEEVTDILERALADNPPISIKEGGIIREGYNEDLDRYRDASKNGKTWIAQLEQRERERTGIRSLKIGYNRVFGYYIEITKANLHLLNDDRYDRKQTLANAERYITPELKEKETIILEAEEKSTGLEYDLFVELRDHIKEYIPRLQQLAQEISELDCLQCFSTISERQHYVRPTFSHDKTMIIENGRHPVVEKVLRTQEYVPNDCRMDKTNEILLITGPNMAGKSTYMRQIALTSIMAQIGCFVPADKAVLPIFDQVFTRIGAADDLISGQSTFMVEMLEANHAITNATERSLLLFDEIGRGTSTYDGMALAQSIIEYIHNDIGAATLFSTHYHEMTVLADKLDKLKNVHVRAVEQNGKVIFLHKVVDGPADRSYGIHVAELAEMPRAVIKRAKEILTVLEEGKKKVPEVKEAEAPKEEAAELAQLSFFGETEEKDTKKALKGKELKALEELKSLSILEMTPLEALNALYALQKKVK
- a CDS encoding DUF3021 family protein; the protein is MELLLKGLYRGFIPFGIMLIISLSSKLQGLTADAKSYFYYGLIFFFLGLASVIYQMNEWSFPKQIIVHYLVMLMTVFPTLLISGFYPLNSFNDLLHVYVQFNKAGIILFTVTYLISYLFSLKTAKDNGDYL